The Streptomyces sp. RKAG293 genome includes a region encoding these proteins:
- a CDS encoding DUF6193 family natural product biosynthesis protein, producing MSFWERGVAMAKGNTTSLDEAATTMVVWQSGADLKDLRAACPFVHYGAMAEAHERGTAAETMWAIYRQTAAGHVDHELIEAAYAGPQLRALFLFHSHSSLNFSRCTGFPYTHDVPVINPTDGKYRVIWWKTRSPQGPADIGETDSPRDAVALVLAHLPSDCGPAVGGTADDLA from the coding sequence ATGAGCTTCTGGGAACGCGGCGTCGCCATGGCCAAGGGCAACACAACCAGTTTGGACGAGGCTGCCACGACCATGGTGGTCTGGCAGTCCGGCGCTGACCTGAAGGATCTGCGGGCCGCATGCCCGTTTGTCCACTACGGAGCAATGGCCGAAGCCCACGAGCGCGGCACCGCCGCCGAGACCATGTGGGCGATCTACCGACAGACCGCTGCGGGCCACGTCGACCACGAGCTCATTGAGGCCGCTTACGCCGGGCCGCAGTTGCGAGCCCTGTTTCTCTTCCACAGCCACAGTTCGCTGAACTTCAGCCGCTGCACCGGATTCCCCTACACCCACGATGTTCCAGTGATTAACCCCACGGACGGGAAGTACCGCGTCATCTGGTGGAAAACTCGCTCGCCGCAGGGCCCAGCGGACATCGGAGAGACCGATAGCCCGCGTGACGCTGTCGCCCTGGTGCTCGCCCACCTTCCCTCCGACTGCGGGCCAGCTGTCGGAGGTACTGCCGATGATCTTGCCTAA
- a CDS encoding glycosyltransferase, giving the protein MLGLGRSRNTQIAYLHDDMAGALALAVLAIGRAGATTLAELEALDIPRC; this is encoded by the coding sequence ATGCTAGGGCTGGGCAGGTCCCGAAACACGCAGATCGCCTACCTGCACGACGACATGGCGGGCGCGCTCGCCCTCGCCGTCCTGGCCATCGGCCGCGCCGGCGCCACCACGCTCGCGGAACTCGAAGCCCTCGACATCCCCCGTTGCTGA
- a CDS encoding NUDIX domain-containing protein, translating into MNVVQPTDDGRMLVVRMSSSTAAPGRWQLPGSSAEPPHEHEVLDETALRRHAARELVEETGVDLVPEALSLWAVTRGENRSIGLVYLAEPCPSAALHKSFAAVTAAEQALGRDPELDRITLVRSPSDLNGLDGPHADYLGPVVRRYLENSFQHKV; encoded by the coding sequence GTGAACGTTGTACAGCCGACGGACGACGGGCGCATGCTCGTGGTGCGGATGTCCTCGTCGACAGCAGCGCCGGGCCGGTGGCAGCTTCCGGGCAGTTCTGCGGAGCCGCCGCACGAGCATGAGGTGCTCGATGAAACCGCCCTGCGCCGGCATGCTGCACGCGAGCTGGTGGAGGAAACGGGTGTCGATCTCGTGCCCGAGGCACTCAGCCTGTGGGCTGTCACCCGCGGTGAGAATCGCAGCATCGGCCTGGTCTATCTCGCCGAGCCCTGTCCGTCGGCGGCGTTGCACAAGAGCTTCGCTGCCGTGACTGCCGCCGAACAGGCTCTGGGTCGTGACCCTGAGCTGGACCGGATCACCCTGGTGAGGTCCCCATCCGACCTGAACGGCCTCGATGGTCCCCACGCGGACTACCTGGGACCGGTGGTGCGCCGCTATCTGGAGAACTCCTTCCAGCACAAGGTCTGA